CCCGGTGTTCGATGGTCAGATACGACACGCAGCGCCGCGCGTCGATGGCGCGGTCCGGGCCGATCGCGCCGGTCGGGCAGGCCATGACGCAGCGCAGGCAGCGGCCGCAACGGTCCGGGTGCGCCGCGCTGCCGTCCGGTGGGGGAAGGTCGGTCAGGACGACCGCCAGCGTCACGAACGCCCCCAGGCCCGTGTTGATGGTCATGCCGGACCGGCCGCGCCAGCCCAGCCCCGCCCCGGACGCGAACAGCCGCTCCATGACCGGCCCGTGATCCACGTACCCGCGCGCCCGCACGCCCAGCGCCGCCGCCTCCTGCTCCAGGCGGGTCAGGACCGGCTGCAACTGATCGTGGTAGTCCGGCGTCCATGCGTAGCGCGCCACGCGCCCCACCCGCACGCCCCCGTCCGGCACGAGCGGCGGCTCGAAGGCGTGCGACACGCCCAGCACCAGCACGCTCCCCACGCCCGGCAGCCGCTGGGCGGGATCGGCCCGCACCGGCAACTGCCGTTCCAGGTAGGTCATGCCCGCGTGCCGCCCGGCGTCCAGCCACGACTGGTACTCCTGCACGGCGGCCTCTGGCACCGGCGCCGGCGCCCAGCCGACCGCGTCGGCACCCAGCGACAGGGCCAGTTCAGACAGTTGATCGGCCGGACTCCTCACGGGGCGCAGTATGCCCCGAAAGCAGCCCGGCCGACCGTGCCCGGCGACTGGAGTGGCTGACCCTTACCCGAGGTGCGCGGCGGCCGCCCCGTCCAGGAACCACACGGGACCGGTCACGCCGGCGACCGGGTGGTTGCCCTCGCCGCGCTGCACCTCGGCCAGCACGCCCGCCTTGCCCGCACCCGTGACCAGCAGCCAGCGCTGACGCGCCGCGTTGATCTCGGGGAACGTGAAGGTCAGGCGCTCCGTGTCGAGTTTCGGCACCCGGTTCGCCGCGACCCGCCCGCCGGCGTTCAGGGCGTCCGTGCCGGGGAACAGGCTGGCGGTGTGCCCGTCGTCGCCCATGCCCAGCAGCACCACGTCCAGTTGCGCGGGCAGCGCCTGCGCGTAGGCCCGCGCGGCGTCGCTCAGCGGGCGGACCTCGCCCTGCATGCGACGCACCTGTTCCGGCGGGACCGGTACGTGGCGCAGCAGTTCCTCGTGCGCGAGGCGGTAGTTGCTGTCCGGGCTGTCCGGCCCGACCGCGCGTTCGTCGCTGAAGTACACGTGCGTGGCCTCCCACGGCACGCCGGGCAGGTCGCGCAGCGCGGCGTACATCAGTTTCGGGGTGCTGCCGCCGGACAGCGCCACGTGAAACGCGCCGCGCGCCGTGACGGCCTCGCGGGCCGCCTGCACGAAGGCGTGCGCGGCCGCCACGGCCGTCGCCTGCGGGGTGGGGAAGACGCGGCGTTCACCCAGGGCGGCGCTCACAGCGTCTCCTTGGCGAGCGTCCAGGCGTGCTCGAACACCTCGCCGCGCTCCGGGCGGGCCATGACGCGCGCCAGTCCCTCGGCCAGCGTCATGGTGGGCACCGGCACCTCGGACTCGCGGTTCACGCCGTCCCAGCGGCACTCCAGGCGCACCACGTCGTTCCCGGCGCCACTCTCGGCGCTCAGCACGAAGCGCACGCCGTCGCCCAGCAGTTCCACGCCGCACAGGTCGCCGTTCTCGCGCCCGCAGCGGCCCGAACGGAACTCCACGTTCCGCAGGTCCTTCCAGCCCAGCGTGTCGGCAATGAACCCCGCGTACAGCCGCGCCGGAAGGTCCTTCTTCCCGGCGTGCCGCACGACCAGCCGGTCGATGCGCGGCAGTTGCCGGGCCGCGTCCGGACTGTCGAACACCTGCGCCAGCGCCTCACGCCACGGCGCCGAGCGGCTCCAGCCCAGGTCCGCCAGCGCGTAGTGCCGCGAGGGCGGCATGTCCAGCGTCAGGCTGTCCACGATCACCTGATCGGCCAGGTCGGTCAGTTCGGCCAGCAGCGTGCCCTCCGGGCGGCTGTCCGCGCCCCACCACACGTGGTTCACGGTGGCCGGACGGATCAGCGGCAGGATCGCGCCCTGCAGCTGCTCGGCGCTGGCCTCCAGCGTCAGGCGCTCCACGTACAGCCCGCCGCGCTGCGGGACGAGGCTGGCATGCACGGTCAGGTCGTCCGTGCCGTCCATCACGCCGATGATCTGCCGCCCCGCGTAGCGGCCCTCCAGGCCCGCCAGGGCTTCCTGCACGCGTTCCAGGTGCTTTTTCACGGTCAGGGCGATGATGTTCCCGGTGTACGCGCGGGTCTCGACGTTCGTCTGCACCCACAGCTCGTCCAGCGTGACCTGGGCCTTGCGGACGGTGGTGTCCACCGGGCCCAGCGGTTTCAGGTCGGTCGCGTAGGTCATGGGTGCCCTCCGGGCAGGCGGATGGCGGATGGCACATGGCGGATGGCGAGGGCCTGATCCATCACCTGTCCTCCACGCTCCAGCCTGTTCACAGGCGCCGCCAGCGGCGGTCGTCGCCCATCAGTTCGTCGGCCTCGTCCGGCCCCCAGGTGCCGGACGTGTAGTTCGGGAAGTCCGGTCCCTTCTCGCGGCGGCCCGGTTCGGCCTCCCAGACGTCCAGGATGCCGCTCACGATCTGCCACGCGAGGTCCACCTCGTCCTCGCGGGGGAACAGCGTGGCGTCCCCGACCATCGCGTCGAGCAGCAGACGCGAGTACGGACTCTCGAGCTGCGCGCCGAACGCGTCGTAGCGGAAGTCCATGACCACCTCGCGCAGCACCATCTCCTGCCCCGGCGTCTTGGAGCTGAACTTCAGGCTCACGCCCTCGTCCGGCTGGATGCGGAACGCCAGCACGTTGCGTTCCAGCCCGCCGGGGAAGATGCCCAGCGGCGGGCGTTTGAACACCACGGCGATCTCCGTGACCTTCTTCGGCAACCGCTTCCCGGTCCGCAGGAAGAACGGCACGCCCTGCCAGCGCCAGTTGTCCACCTCCAGTTTCAGGGCCACGTAGGTGGGCGTGACGCTGCCCTCCTTCACGTTCGGTTCCTCGCGGTAGCCCGTGACCTTCTCGCCGTACATGGTGCCCGGCCCGTACTGCCCGCGCACCGCGACCGACTTCACGCGGCCCGAGGGGATCTCCTTGACGGCGCGCAGCACCTTGACCTTCTCGTCGCGGATGGCGTCCGCGTCGAACGCCGCCGGGGGTTCCATGGCGGTCAGCGCGAACAGCTGCATCAGGTGGTTCTGCAGCATGTCGCGCACCACGCCCGCCTCCTCGTAGTACCCGGCGCGGCCCTCCAGGCCCAGGTCCTCGCTGGCCGTGATCTGCACGTGATCCACGTACCCACGGTTCCAGAGCGGCTCGAAGATGGCGTTCCCGAAGCGGATCGCCATCAGGTTCTGCACGGTCTCCTTGCCCAGGTAGTGGTCGATGCGGTACACCTGCGACTCGTCCCAGACCTTGTGGATGGCGTCGTTCAGCGCGCGGGCGCTGGCCAGGTCACGCCCGAAGGGTTTCTCGATCACCAGGCGGCGCCAGCCCTCGCTCTGATCCGCCAGGCCCAGGCGGCCCAGGCCGTTACTGATCGGCTCGAACAGGCTGGGCGGGGTCGAGAGGTAGAACAGCGCGTTCTTGCGGCCCCCGTGCGCCTCCTCGGCGCGGTCGAGTTCACGGCCCAGCTTGGCGTACACCTCGTCCCCGGCGAAATCACCGAACTCGTAGTACAGCA
Above is a genomic segment from Deinococcus depolymerans containing:
- the queG gene encoding tRNA epoxyqueuosine(34) reductase QueG; this translates as MRSPADQLSELALSLGADAVGWAPAPVPEAAVQEYQSWLDAGRHAGMTYLERQLPVRADPAQRLPGVGSVLVLGVSHAFEPPLVPDGGVRVGRVARYAWTPDYHDQLQPVLTRLEQEAAALGVRARGYVDHGPVMERLFASGAGLGWRGRSGMTINTGLGAFVTLAVVLTDLPPPDGSAAHPDRCGRCLRCVMACPTGAIGPDRAIDARRCVSYLTIEHRGPVPHDLRAGVGDWLFGCDVCSEVCPWTVKAGPLAQLLKPDPDLAHPDLGRFFGVSEREFERQWAGTAFLRPRRKGMARNALTVLGNTRAPQGWPLLLAGAQDPAWEVREAAAWALAQWGEMTRVRALLDDPHAAVREGAVRALAGA
- the pgl gene encoding 6-phosphogluconolactonase yields the protein MSAALGERRVFPTPQATAVAAAHAFVQAAREAVTARGAFHVALSGGSTPKLMYAALRDLPGVPWEATHVYFSDERAVGPDSPDSNYRLAHEELLRHVPVPPEQVRRMQGEVRPLSDAARAYAQALPAQLDVVLLGMGDDGHTASLFPGTDALNAGGRVAANRVPKLDTERLTFTFPEINAARQRWLLVTGAGKAGVLAEVQRGEGNHPVAGVTGPVWFLDGAAAAHLG
- a CDS encoding glucose-6-phosphate dehydrogenase assembly protein OpcA, which encodes MTYATDLKPLGPVDTTVRKAQVTLDELWVQTNVETRAYTGNIIALTVKKHLERVQEALAGLEGRYAGRQIIGVMDGTDDLTVHASLVPQRGGLYVERLTLEASAEQLQGAILPLIRPATVNHVWWGADSRPEGTLLAELTDLADQVIVDSLTLDMPPSRHYALADLGWSRSAPWREALAQVFDSPDAARQLPRIDRLVVRHAGKKDLPARLYAGFIADTLGWKDLRNVEFRSGRCGRENGDLCGVELLGDGVRFVLSAESGAGNDVVRLECRWDGVNRESEVPVPTMTLAEGLARVMARPERGEVFEHAWTLAKETL
- the zwf gene encoding glucose-6-phosphate dehydrogenase gives rise to the protein MRRNRAPEPATLVIFGATGDLSRRKLLPAVFGLWQDGLLGSAFNIVGVGRQEMTDEQFKDYAIAALQESKETDAIQPGSLEKFRDLLYYEFGDFAGDEVYAKLGRELDRAEEAHGGRKNALFYLSTPPSLFEPISNGLGRLGLADQSEGWRRLVIEKPFGRDLASARALNDAIHKVWDESQVYRIDHYLGKETVQNLMAIRFGNAIFEPLWNRGYVDHVQITASEDLGLEGRAGYYEEAGVVRDMLQNHLMQLFALTAMEPPAAFDADAIRDEKVKVLRAVKEIPSGRVKSVAVRGQYGPGTMYGEKVTGYREEPNVKEGSVTPTYVALKLEVDNWRWQGVPFFLRTGKRLPKKVTEIAVVFKRPPLGIFPGGLERNVLAFRIQPDEGVSLKFSSKTPGQEMVLREVVMDFRYDAFGAQLESPYSRLLLDAMVGDATLFPREDEVDLAWQIVSGILDVWEAEPGRREKGPDFPNYTSGTWGPDEADELMGDDRRWRRL